A genomic region of Pogona vitticeps strain Pit_001003342236 chromosome 15, PviZW2.1, whole genome shotgun sequence contains the following coding sequences:
- the DPM3 gene encoding dolichol-phosphate mannosyltransferase subunit 3: MMTKLLQWLLILALLGAAWAALALNLGGIKPLPPPWDQVVWPLPTYLLVAFGCYSLGVVGYRVATFNDCEEASRELQAQIREARADLARRGLTF; this comes from the coding sequence ATGATGACGAAGCTCCTGCAGTGGCTCTTGATCCTGGCCCTTTTGGGTGCCGCCTGGGCAGCTCTCGCCCTGAACCTTGGGGGGATCAAGCCGTTGCCCCCACCCTGGGATCAAGTGGTCTGGCCGCTGCCCACCTACCTGCTGGTGGCCTTCGGCTGCTACTCGCTGGGCGTCGTCGGCTATCGCGTGGCCACTTTTAACGACTGCGAGGAGGCCTCCCGGGAGCTCCAGGCCCAGATCCGAGAAGCCCGAGCCGACCTCGCGCGCCGCGGTCTGACGTTCTGA